From Kiritimatiellia bacterium, one genomic window encodes:
- a CDS encoding amino acid permease, whose product MTDARTASPKATPRLEKKLGLWAVFSIATGAMISSGIFVLPGLAFRHSGPSMILAYAVAGLLNIPTMLAQAELVTAMPKSAGSYFVVERSLGAYIGTVAGLINWCAIGLKAAFALIGIGTLAEILAPGAGPWVLKATAIAAAVFFTGLNLVSVEGTGRLQGLMVIGLLAVLALYIGAATPLLRPAAYRPFFGGGLKEFMAVTGMVFVSYGGLTKVVDVAEEVKAPQRSLPLGMFLSYAVVNVLYVGVAFVTVGLLSGERLAASLHPVQDGATAALGAAGAIVVGLGAFLAYATTGNAGILSASRSPMAMSRDGLLPAFLTRTHPRFKTPHVAILLTGLTVTLVIAFLSIENLVKTASAMLILSLGFINVSVIVMRHSRIEGYRPTYRMPLVPWLPLATLVVYGFIIAEMGVVALATTFGFIAAASVWYMLYVQHRIDRESAAAYLVKSAMSKEIQRSGLEDELVQISLERDEVVTDRFDVLVRTARILDLPDRITARELFHRLGELMGPALGLTPERMEELLLNREREASTVVHTGVAIPHIIVEGSGVFQMALVRCREGAVFSDLQEPVHVMFVLAGSTDERNFHLRALMAIAHVVQAPDFMERWMAAPHAEQLRDIVLLSRRLREK is encoded by the coding sequence ATGACGGATGCCCGCACAGCGAGTCCGAAGGCCACGCCCCGGCTGGAAAAGAAGCTGGGGCTCTGGGCCGTTTTCTCCATCGCCACGGGGGCCATGATCAGCTCCGGCATCTTCGTGCTGCCGGGCCTGGCCTTCCGCCACAGCGGGCCCTCGATGATCCTCGCCTACGCCGTGGCCGGGCTGCTGAACATCCCCACCATGCTGGCCCAGGCGGAACTGGTGACGGCCATGCCGAAGTCCGCGGGCAGCTACTTCGTCGTCGAGCGGAGTCTCGGGGCGTACATCGGCACCGTGGCCGGCCTGATCAACTGGTGCGCCATCGGCCTGAAGGCGGCCTTCGCGCTGATCGGCATCGGGACGCTGGCCGAAATCCTGGCGCCCGGCGCCGGCCCGTGGGTGCTGAAGGCCACCGCCATCGCGGCCGCTGTCTTCTTCACGGGCCTCAATCTCGTGAGCGTGGAGGGCACCGGCCGGCTGCAGGGCCTGATGGTGATCGGCCTGCTCGCCGTCCTGGCCCTGTACATCGGCGCCGCCACGCCCCTGCTCCGTCCCGCCGCGTACCGACCGTTCTTCGGCGGCGGCCTCAAGGAGTTCATGGCCGTCACGGGCATGGTCTTCGTATCCTACGGGGGGCTGACCAAGGTCGTGGACGTGGCCGAGGAGGTCAAGGCCCCGCAGCGCTCGCTGCCGCTGGGCATGTTCCTTTCTTATGCCGTCGTGAACGTGCTGTACGTGGGCGTGGCGTTCGTCACGGTCGGCCTGCTGTCGGGGGAACGCCTGGCGGCGTCGCTGCATCCCGTGCAGGACGGCGCCACGGCCGCGCTCGGCGCGGCCGGCGCGATCGTCGTGGGCCTCGGCGCGTTCCTCGCCTATGCCACCACGGGCAACGCGGGCATCCTGTCCGCGTCGCGCTCCCCGATGGCCATGAGCCGCGACGGCCTGCTGCCGGCCTTCCTCACCCGCACGCATCCCCGTTTCAAGACCCCGCACGTGGCCATCCTGCTGACCGGCCTCACGGTCACCCTGGTGATCGCTTTCCTGTCCATCGAGAACCTGGTCAAGACGGCCTCGGCCATGCTGATCCTCTCCCTGGGTTTCATCAACGTCTCCGTCATCGTCATGCGCCACAGCCGCATCGAGGGATACCGCCCGACGTACCGCATGCCGCTGGTGCCGTGGCTGCCGCTGGCCACGCTGGTGGTCTACGGGTTCATCATCGCGGAGATGGGCGTCGTGGCCCTGGCGACGACGTTCGGCTTCATCGCCGCGGCGAGCGTCTGGTACATGCTCTACGTCCAGCACCGTATCGACCGCGAGTCGGCCGCGGCCTATCTCGTCAAATCCGCCATGTCGAAGGAGATCCAGCGCTCCGGGCTGGAGGACGAACTCGTCCAGATCAGCCTGGAGCGCGACGAGGTCGTCACGGACCGCTTCGACGTCCTCGTGCGCACGGCCCGCATCCTGGACCTTCCTGACCGCATCACGGCCCGCGAGCTGTTCCACCGGCTCGGCGAACTCATGGGCCCCGCCCTCGGGCTGACGCCGGAAAGAATGGAAGAACTGCTGCTGAACCGCGAGCGGGAGGCCAGCACGGTGGTGCACACGGGTGTCGCGATCCCCCACATCATCGTCGAAGGCTCCGGGGTGTTCCAGATGGCCCTGGTGCGCTGCCGGGAGGGCGCCGTGTTTTCCGACCTGCAGGAGCCCGTGCACGTCATGTTCGTGCTGGCCGGATCGACGGACGAGCGCAATTTCCATCTCCGGGCCCTGATGGCCATTGCCCACGTCGTGCAGGCCCCGGACTTCATGGAGCGCTGGATGGCCGCCCCCCACGCCGAGCAGCTCCGCGACATCGTCCTGCTGTCGCGCCGGCTGCGGGAAAAATGA
- a CDS encoding B12-binding domain-containing radical SAM protein yields MSAYRRVALVNVRLESRQRIPVNLLVLAACVKDRTRAVVFDPDPDQRDLRDIVEFQPDLVGISFMTQTAGRAKELFDSLRAALPDAKIILGGVGPTVEKEAMTGRFRPDAVVVGEGEKTLRRIVDGEPFDSIPGVYLPGRPFAPGEVIWNLDDIPLPAYECMPDFEKYLCPPGGIRGQWFDAGTPMIMTGRGCPYQCTFCSSHLMFTRKVRRRSVENVLQEIRRLRNEYGIEAVHFLDDTFNAPPSWARNFSEALLREPYRLTWGCQVRVNMFDLDLARLMKKAGCVQVDIGVESGSPKVLKALKKGETPEQTAAAFKAAHEAGIAPMATFLVGCPEETMEDVELTRQLVKRIKPSFSEFYFLIPFPGSELFEQATANGWLKDRSYEGRGMVDRPVMEIHFTMEEQVAIRRAYFKLVGWRNLAGFVSLNVLWAMLKSLRPSMVAAALKEFWKTRNLRDAMQAYVHALRAHFARKAARRFNELKRPQPSFRTTSE; encoded by the coding sequence ATGAGCGCCTATCGGCGAGTGGCCCTGGTCAACGTGCGGCTCGAATCGCGCCAGCGGATTCCCGTGAACCTGCTGGTGCTGGCCGCCTGCGTCAAGGACCGGACCCGGGCCGTGGTGTTCGACCCCGATCCGGACCAGCGCGACCTGCGCGACATCGTGGAGTTCCAGCCCGACCTGGTCGGCATCAGCTTCATGACCCAGACGGCCGGCCGCGCGAAGGAGCTCTTCGATAGCCTTCGCGCCGCCCTGCCGGACGCGAAGATCATCCTCGGCGGCGTCGGCCCGACGGTGGAAAAAGAGGCGATGACCGGGCGTTTCCGGCCGGACGCGGTGGTCGTCGGCGAGGGGGAAAAGACCCTGCGCCGGATCGTGGACGGCGAGCCGTTTGACTCGATCCCCGGAGTGTACCTGCCGGGCCGGCCTTTCGCGCCGGGAGAGGTGATCTGGAACCTGGACGACATCCCGCTGCCCGCCTACGAGTGCATGCCGGATTTCGAGAAGTACCTCTGCCCGCCGGGCGGCATCCGGGGCCAGTGGTTCGATGCGGGCACGCCGATGATCATGACCGGCCGCGGGTGCCCGTACCAGTGCACCTTCTGCTCCTCGCACCTGATGTTCACGCGCAAGGTGCGCCGCCGGTCGGTGGAGAACGTCCTGCAGGAAATCCGCCGCCTGCGAAACGAGTACGGCATCGAGGCCGTGCACTTCCTGGACGACACCTTCAATGCGCCCCCGTCCTGGGCCCGGAATTTCAGCGAGGCCCTGCTTCGCGAGCCGTACCGCCTGACCTGGGGCTGCCAGGTGCGCGTGAACATGTTCGACCTCGACCTGGCCCGTCTGATGAAAAAGGCCGGGTGTGTCCAAGTGGACATCGGGGTGGAGTCCGGCTCGCCGAAGGTGCTCAAGGCCCTCAAGAAAGGCGAGACGCCCGAGCAGACCGCCGCCGCCTTCAAGGCCGCCCACGAGGCCGGCATCGCCCCGATGGCCACGTTTCTCGTCGGCTGCCCGGAGGAGACGATGGAGGACGTCGAACTCACCCGGCAACTCGTGAAGCGGATCAAGCCGTCGTTTTCCGAGTTCTACTTTCTCATCCCGTTTCCCGGCTCGGAGCTGTTCGAGCAGGCGACGGCAAACGGCTGGCTGAAGGACCGCTCCTACGAGGGGCGCGGCATGGTGGACCGCCCGGTGATGGAGATCCACTTCACCATGGAAGAGCAGGTCGCCATCCGGCGGGCCTACTTCAAGTTGGTCGGGTGGCGCAACCTGGCGGGTTTCGTGTCGCTCAACGTGCTGTGGGCCATGCTGAAGTCCCTGCGTCCCTCGATGGTCGCGGCGGCCTTGAAGGAATTCTGGAAGACGCGCAACCTGCGCGACGCCATGCAGGCCTACGTGCACGCCCTCCGCGCGCACTTCGCGCGAAAGGCCGCCCGCCGGTTTAATGAGTTGAAGAGGCCGCAGCCGTCCTTTAGAACTACGTCCGAATGA
- a CDS encoding SGNH/GDSL hydrolase family protein, producing MNEPHKIAGRALFKRLLLSLVMTALVLAVLEGVLRLAGFRHEPRQKLLWKPTVAGFIGTEEFYIQTDFAPPGYLWVSQPNTPFTDRYGFRRPEVPIEKKPGQFRVAFLGGSTTQGGYRPYPERVIRLLNAATGGARYEMLNVGCSSYSTHQSLIALERWVLPRHPDLVIVYHGWNDQLVQSDGFSDHEKDRLLPAAPSGGSPWAQRLQVLRLAQGVGRLIEAVDRSWPRPRVPLERFRRNLDGFAGQCRARDTRLMIFVRPESRRYPLPAYEAGALDHFGRVYQTTNTLDLYKAIHADYSAAQRQPREGAEVFDAWAVVNRLYERQQAGEFGPGVEVWQNDSIHLRPLGEELLAQELAPAIAPEAAEAVKAFIQSGRYWSFLAGEFLNERLPHEAVYCARRAQEADPALAAAMNELTGRATNDFEFVELFEQGRWGGTDTVIESKLAKLAKCLEMRPGDHGVVVQIFRTCLYSGRAELAADAMAGYQPSTAPQRYEWLGIRLQSLMAGNRLEEAEAAAVEMLKINPREAQVRGALQQIRARRNP from the coding sequence ATGAACGAGCCGCACAAGATCGCCGGCCGCGCGTTGTTCAAGCGTCTCCTGCTTTCCCTGGTCATGACCGCGCTGGTCCTGGCCGTGCTCGAAGGGGTCCTGCGCCTGGCCGGGTTCCGCCATGAACCCCGGCAAAAACTGCTCTGGAAGCCCACCGTGGCCGGTTTCATCGGCACGGAGGAGTTCTACATCCAGACCGATTTTGCGCCGCCCGGCTATCTCTGGGTGTCGCAGCCGAACACCCCGTTCACGGACCGCTACGGCTTCCGCCGCCCCGAGGTTCCCATCGAGAAGAAGCCCGGCCAGTTCCGCGTGGCGTTCCTTGGAGGATCGACCACGCAGGGCGGATACCGGCCGTACCCCGAGCGCGTGATCCGGCTGCTGAACGCCGCCACCGGCGGAGCCCGCTATGAAATGCTCAACGTCGGCTGCTCGTCGTATTCGACCCACCAGAGCCTGATCGCGCTGGAGCGCTGGGTGCTGCCGCGCCACCCGGACCTGGTGATCGTGTATCATGGGTGGAACGACCAGCTCGTCCAATCGGACGGGTTCAGCGATCACGAAAAAGACCGGCTGCTGCCGGCCGCGCCGTCCGGTGGATCCCCGTGGGCCCAGCGGCTCCAGGTCCTTCGGCTGGCGCAGGGCGTCGGGCGGCTGATCGAGGCCGTCGACCGGTCCTGGCCGCGCCCGCGGGTGCCGCTGGAGCGGTTCCGGCGCAATCTCGATGGGTTCGCCGGACAATGCAGGGCGCGTGACACGCGGCTGATGATCTTTGTCCGGCCGGAATCCCGCCGCTACCCGCTCCCGGCGTACGAGGCCGGCGCGCTTGACCATTTCGGTCGTGTTTACCAGACCACCAACACGCTGGACTTGTACAAGGCCATCCACGCGGACTACTCCGCCGCGCAGCGCCAACCGCGGGAGGGCGCCGAGGTTTTCGACGCCTGGGCCGTGGTTAACCGGCTGTACGAACGGCAGCAGGCCGGCGAGTTCGGACCCGGCGTGGAGGTATGGCAGAACGACAGCATTCATCTCCGCCCCTTGGGCGAGGAGCTGCTGGCCCAGGAACTCGCGCCGGCGATCGCGCCGGAGGCGGCAGAGGCCGTGAAAGCTTTTATACAAAGCGGCCGCTACTGGTCCTTCCTGGCCGGGGAGTTCCTCAACGAACGGCTGCCCCACGAGGCCGTTTACTGCGCGCGCCGGGCCCAAGAGGCCGATCCCGCGCTGGCCGCGGCGATGAACGAGCTGACCGGCCGCGCGACCAACGATTTCGAGTTCGTGGAATTGTTCGAGCAGGGGCGATGGGGCGGCACGGACACGGTCATCGAATCGAAGCTCGCGAAACTGGCAAAATGCCTCGAGATGCGGCCCGGGGACCATGGCGTGGTCGTTCAGATTTTCCGGACCTGTCTCTATTCCGGCCGCGCGGAGCTGGCGGCGGACGCGATGGCCGGCTATCAGCCGTCCACGGCGCCTCAACGTTACGAATGGCTGGGCATCCGGCTCCAGTCGCTGATGGCGGGGAACCGGCTCGAGGAGGCGGAAGCGGCGGCCGTCGAGATGCTGAAGATCAATCCGCGCGAGGCGCAAGTGCGCGGCGCGCTGCAACAGATACGCGCACGGAGGAATCCATGA
- a CDS encoding right-handed parallel beta-helix repeat-containing protein: protein MKPKALNAILVAFCWSAFGGTFSLAVTRYVSPGGGSVPPFTNWSDAATSIQVAVDASQNGDSVIVGDGIYSTGSRATPGGVLLNRVVITNNITLQSLNGASNTVIAGDKISPTDPVRCVYMSGQASLIGFTLTNGGARSRATGSWPKDVCGGGLYIASATNAGAYDCVISGNRASSDGNGGGVCTENSYAELIDCIISGNDAGGGGGGIILEGGGPFLANLAIQHNDGGANGGGGVLFYHANSEVRNLLVANNTAGEGGGLYLDGSSPQLDNLTIAANVAPAGYGGGISVSYSSHPVLRNCILWNNTEEQITFNPDWYSMDITISYSDIEGGQAGIVTYGKGPVNWLTGNVDTNPLFVPAGTYALQEASPCIDLGENLGWMSTATDLIGNPRIVNGLVDMGAFEYGVDRDISIRVSAVDIVWFGYLGETYQVQGTMSLVNPVWENVGSPVPGTGAYLYVMDVIRDTGHKHYRVIEGP from the coding sequence ATGAAGCCGAAGGCCTTGAATGCTATCCTTGTGGCGTTCTGTTGGTCTGCGTTCGGAGGAACTTTTTCACTGGCGGTCACGCGATATGTTTCCCCCGGGGGCGGCTCGGTGCCCCCCTTCACCAACTGGTCCGACGCGGCCACGAGCATCCAGGTGGCCGTGGATGCCTCGCAGAACGGCGACAGCGTGATCGTGGGCGACGGGATCTACTCCACGGGTTCGCGTGCAACACCCGGCGGCGTCCTGCTGAACCGGGTAGTGATCACCAACAACATCACCCTGCAAAGCCTCAACGGCGCCTCCAACACCGTGATCGCGGGCGACAAGATCTCGCCCACGGACCCGGTCCGCTGCGTGTACATGTCGGGTCAGGCCTCCCTGATCGGCTTCACACTGACCAACGGCGGGGCCCGGAGCCGGGCGACGGGAAGCTGGCCAAAGGATGTATGCGGAGGTGGGCTGTATATCGCCAGCGCCACCAATGCCGGCGCCTACGACTGCGTCATCAGCGGCAACAGGGCCTCCTCTGACGGCAACGGCGGCGGGGTCTGCACCGAAAACTCTTACGCCGAGCTCATCGACTGTATCATATCCGGCAACGATGCCGGTGGCGGCGGCGGCGGCATTATACTGGAGGGCGGAGGACCTTTCCTTGCCAACTTAGCGATTCAACACAATGACGGCGGCGCCAATGGCGGGGGAGGCGTCCTCTTTTACCACGCGAATTCCGAGGTCCGAAATCTCCTGGTGGCGAACAACACGGCCGGCGAGGGAGGCGGCCTCTACCTGGACGGCTCCAGCCCTCAACTGGACAACCTGACGATCGCGGCAAACGTCGCCCCCGCCGGTTACGGCGGCGGCATATCCGTTTCGTACAGCAGCCATCCCGTTCTGCGGAACTGTATTTTGTGGAACAATACGGAGGAGCAGATCACGTTCAATCCCGATTGGTACAGCATGGATATTACGATCTCATACTCCGACATCGAGGGCGGGCAGGCCGGCATTGTCACGTACGGCAAGGGACCCGTGAACTGGCTGACAGGGAACGTGGACACGAACCCGCTGTTCGTGCCGGCGGGAACCTATGCCCTCCAGGAAGCCTCGCCCTGCATCGACCTGGGCGAGAACCTCGGCTGGATGTCCACGGCGACGGATCTGATCGGCAACCCCCGCATCGTGAACGGCCTGGTGGACATGGGGGCCTTCGAGTACGGCGTGGACCGCGACATCTCGATCCGGGTGTCCGCCGTGGACATCGTGTGGTTCGGGTACCTCGGGGAAACCTACCAGGTACAGGGCACCATGAGCCTAGTCAACCCGGTATGGGAGAACGTAGGGAGCCCTGTGCCCGGCACGGGGGCCTACCTGTACGTGATGGACGTCATCCGGGACACCGGGCACAAGCACTACCGTGTGATCGAGGGGCCTTGA
- a CDS encoding class I SAM-dependent methyltransferase, with protein MQNDQARFFDQSDPYLTEKKDRRILRIREFVQAAWKELKAPGAALDIGCANGSILEQLPAGIRKAGIDVSTVLLEQAKAKGIETHCVNVDEAPLPFDDGAFDLVIATDVIEHVVHTDHLLNEVNRVLRSGGVFVAGIPNVNQPISFVMQFILDLTPMFAARYRCPHYRDFTARLMKLILEKHGFAVRRREGSYLFPFENSRLGIWLAKRIPRWGTQVFLAAEKHRDCRIEEGFQPDMPALLKWLQAMGKAAE; from the coding sequence ATGCAAAATGACCAGGCGCGGTTCTTCGATCAGTCCGATCCGTACCTTACGGAGAAGAAGGACCGCCGCATCCTGCGCATCCGGGAGTTCGTGCAGGCGGCGTGGAAGGAATTGAAGGCGCCCGGCGCGGCGCTGGACATCGGCTGCGCGAACGGCTCGATCCTGGAGCAACTCCCGGCCGGGATTCGCAAGGCCGGCATTGACGTATCCACCGTGCTGCTGGAACAGGCGAAGGCCAAGGGGATCGAGACCCACTGCGTCAATGTGGACGAGGCCCCCCTGCCCTTCGACGACGGGGCCTTCGACCTGGTCATCGCGACGGACGTGATCGAACACGTGGTGCATACGGACCACCTGCTCAACGAAGTCAACCGGGTGCTGCGGTCCGGCGGGGTCTTCGTCGCGGGCATCCCGAACGTGAACCAGCCGATTTCCTTCGTCATGCAATTCATTCTCGACCTCACCCCGATGTTCGCGGCGCGGTACCGCTGCCCGCACTACCGCGATTTCACCGCGCGGCTGATGAAACTCATCCTCGAAAAGCACGGGTTTGCCGTGCGGCGCCGCGAGGGGAGCTACCTCTTCCCGTTCGAGAACTCGCGGCTCGGAATTTGGCTGGCCAAGCGCATCCCGCGCTGGGGCACGCAGGTCTTCCTTGCGGCGGAGAAGCACCGCGATTGCCGGATCGAAGAGGGATTCCAGCCCGACATGCCCGCGTTGCTCAAATGGCTGCAGGCGATGGGGAAAGCTGCGGAATAA
- a CDS encoding SDR family NAD(P)-dependent oxidoreductase: MKTDWRDKPVLITGGAGFLGANLARRLVEEGARVRAVDNLERGRLEHLEGLRDRIEFIEMDLRDPAAARRAAEGMQYLFHFAARVGGIQVYLDHPGSVLLNNLAIDRNVFHAAVEARVPSFVYAGSAHVYPEARQQTPDSEPLKESDALPAQPALTYGWGKLVGEVALAGLAAEHSGFNVSLARIMGAYGYHQDTDPATGSVIPVFCRRAALWPKEKPFRIRGTGRETRSYIFVDDVLDALLLSVDAQERLQVVGPFNLANEGRATIAEIAELVVKVSGKDIEPTYDPSVPTALWGQAADCALARELLGGWTSKVSLEEGLRRMYRHIEARLRKEGNQG; encoded by the coding sequence ATGAAGACGGACTGGCGGGACAAACCGGTGCTGATCACGGGCGGCGCGGGCTTCCTGGGCGCGAACCTCGCCCGGCGGCTCGTGGAGGAAGGCGCGCGGGTGCGGGCCGTGGACAACCTCGAGCGCGGCCGGCTGGAGCATCTCGAGGGGCTACGGGACCGGATCGAGTTCATCGAGATGGACCTGCGCGACCCCGCCGCCGCGCGCCGCGCGGCCGAGGGCATGCAGTACCTCTTCCACTTCGCCGCCCGCGTCGGCGGAATCCAGGTCTACCTGGACCATCCCGGTTCCGTGCTGCTGAACAACCTGGCCATCGACCGCAACGTCTTTCACGCCGCCGTCGAGGCGCGGGTGCCCTCCTTCGTCTATGCCGGCAGCGCCCACGTCTATCCGGAAGCCCGGCAGCAGACGCCGGATTCCGAGCCGTTGAAGGAATCCGACGCCCTGCCCGCGCAGCCGGCGCTGACGTACGGCTGGGGCAAGCTGGTGGGCGAAGTCGCGCTGGCGGGCCTCGCGGCCGAGCACTCGGGCTTCAATGTCTCGCTGGCGCGCATCATGGGGGCGTACGGCTACCACCAGGACACCGATCCCGCGACGGGCTCGGTGATCCCCGTCTTCTGCCGTCGCGCGGCGCTGTGGCCGAAGGAAAAGCCGTTCCGCATCCGCGGCACGGGCCGGGAGACGCGGTCCTACATCTTCGTGGACGACGTGCTCGACGCGCTGCTCTTGAGCGTGGACGCACAGGAGCGGCTCCAGGTGGTCGGGCCGTTCAACCTGGCGAACGAGGGCCGGGCCACGATCGCCGAGATCGCGGAGCTCGTGGTAAAGGTGTCGGGCAAGGACATCGAGCCGACGTACGACCCCTCCGTGCCGACCGCGCTGTGGGGCCAGGCGGCGGATTGCGCCCTGGCCCGCGAGTTGCTCGGCGGTTGGACGTCGAAGGTGTCGCTGGAAGAGGGCCTCCGCCGGATGTATCGTCACATCGAGGCACGTTTGAGAAAGGAAGGGAACCAAGGATAA
- a CDS encoding glycosyltransferase, protein MPVNEPARKKVVSMFRYPIADHEAMNNIFPATLRELARTVDVHHFSYRSETPHPLHGEPGIHFHEFPIGVRRGHNLDKWIKTLLWFPLAVRVAWWARRNRAACVYIEESITFLPLIVRAVSGRPIVISGADIFWDVYLGHGFFSRLARKALLALDRFTWRRLHGVITRTEAMKRFMAQQGVAPERVLVVPEACEPEFFHPMDRAAARREWGLEDGDLVIVHHGVLHPNKNLDHAFEYLKPVFPKHPRLRLWIAGDGPLRKYLEQRAAELGIADRVRFLGWLPDVKALNTLLNAADISLVMRHGGFSDHFQITANLLHSLACGCAILAVRLDGIAEHAQEGVSGLLFAPDSGEEFSRQVERLIEDSALRGRLREGAARVGRERLDPRHITDLWVRALLHFAGEKEAA, encoded by the coding sequence ATGCCCGTGAACGAGCCGGCGCGCAAGAAGGTCGTGTCGATGTTCCGGTACCCGATCGCCGATCACGAGGCGATGAACAACATCTTCCCCGCGACCCTGCGCGAGCTGGCGCGCACGGTGGACGTGCATCATTTTTCCTATCGCTCCGAGACCCCTCACCCCTTGCACGGAGAGCCCGGCATCCATTTCCACGAGTTTCCCATCGGCGTACGGCGCGGCCACAACCTGGACAAGTGGATCAAGACCCTGCTGTGGTTCCCGCTCGCCGTCCGCGTGGCCTGGTGGGCGCGCCGGAACCGCGCGGCGTGCGTGTACATCGAGGAATCCATCACGTTTTTACCGCTGATCGTGCGCGCCGTATCGGGCCGGCCGATCGTCATCAGCGGGGCGGACATTTTCTGGGACGTCTATCTCGGCCACGGTTTCTTCTCGCGGCTGGCGCGGAAGGCCCTGCTGGCCCTCGACCGGTTCACGTGGCGCCGGCTGCACGGCGTGATCACGCGGACGGAGGCGATGAAGCGCTTCATGGCCCAACAGGGCGTCGCCCCGGAGCGCGTGCTCGTCGTGCCCGAGGCCTGCGAACCGGAATTCTTCCACCCCATGGACCGCGCCGCGGCCCGCCGGGAATGGGGCCTCGAGGACGGCGACCTGGTGATCGTCCATCACGGCGTCCTGCATCCCAACAAGAACCTCGACCACGCGTTCGAGTACCTGAAGCCCGTGTTCCCCAAGCATCCGCGCCTGCGGCTCTGGATCGCCGGGGACGGTCCGCTGCGCAAGTACCTCGAGCAGCGCGCCGCGGAACTCGGCATCGCGGACCGGGTACGCTTCCTCGGCTGGCTGCCGGACGTGAAGGCGCTCAACACGCTGCTCAACGCGGCGGACATTTCGCTGGTCATGCGGCACGGCGGGTTCTCGGACCACTTCCAGATCACGGCCAACCTGCTGCACAGCCTGGCCTGCGGCTGCGCGATCCTCGCCGTGCGCCTGGACGGCATCGCCGAGCACGCGCAGGAAGGCGTCAGCGGCCTGTTGTTCGCGCCGGACTCCGGCGAGGAATTCAGCCGGCAGGTGGAGCGGCTGATCGAGGATTCCGCGCTGCGCGGAAGACTCCGCGAGGGCGCGGCGCGGGTGGGCCGCGAGCGGCTCGATCCCCGGCACATCACGGACCTCTGGGTCCGCGCCCTGCTCCACTTCGCGGGCGAGAAGGAGGCGGCATGA
- a CDS encoding GHMP kinase, which produces MNAYLRAKSPLRLSFAGGGSDIEAVYRAIGGAVLVATINKYSYVSIRLRDDDKVRIRSLDFNVEVAYDAGGETPYDGVLDLAKACVAEMNVGRGLDISLQTEAPPGSGLGSSSSMITALLAGLHALTGGHMDPYELAEKAYDVERVKMRISGGKQDQYACSFGGFNLIEFHPDNVEVTPLRLRPDILNDVESHCMLCFTGRTRLSANLIDKQVAAFNEPGNESRAGVERLKALAYEAKNLLLRGKITEFGHLLHEAHLAKKKMNPLVTDEFIDALYEEARRLGAFGGKILGAGGGGYLMLFAPIDNKQAIREKLDGMGGRFATFGFCPEGVQTWTSACP; this is translated from the coding sequence ATGAACGCGTACCTGCGCGCCAAGTCCCCGCTTCGATTGAGCTTCGCCGGCGGCGGCAGCGACATCGAGGCGGTCTACCGGGCGATCGGCGGCGCGGTGCTCGTGGCCACGATCAACAAGTACAGCTACGTCTCCATCCGCCTGCGCGACGACGACAAGGTCCGCATCCGCTCTCTGGACTTCAACGTCGAGGTCGCCTACGACGCCGGGGGCGAGACGCCCTACGACGGGGTGCTGGACCTGGCCAAGGCCTGCGTCGCGGAAATGAACGTCGGGCGCGGCCTGGACATCTCGCTCCAGACCGAGGCCCCGCCCGGCAGCGGGCTGGGGAGCTCGTCCTCGATGATCACCGCCCTGCTTGCCGGGCTGCATGCGCTGACCGGCGGGCACATGGACCCCTACGAACTGGCGGAGAAGGCCTACGACGTCGAACGCGTGAAGATGCGGATCAGCGGCGGCAAGCAGGACCAGTACGCGTGCAGCTTCGGCGGCTTCAACCTGATCGAGTTCCATCCCGACAACGTCGAGGTCACCCCGCTGCGCCTGCGCCCCGACATCCTGAACGACGTCGAGAGCCACTGCATGCTGTGCTTCACCGGCCGCACGCGGCTCTCCGCCAACCTGATCGACAAGCAGGTCGCCGCCTTCAACGAGCCCGGCAACGAAAGCCGGGCCGGCGTGGAAAGGTTGAAGGCGCTGGCGTACGAGGCCAAGAACCTCCTCCTGCGCGGCAAGATCACCGAGTTCGGCCACCTCCTCCACGAGGCCCACCTGGCCAAGAAGAAGATGAACCCGCTGGTGACCGACGAGTTCATCGACGCGCTCTACGAGGAGGCGCGCCGGCTCGGCGCCTTTGGCGGTAAAATCCTGGGCGCGGGCGGCGGAGGCTACCTCATGCTCTTCGCGCCCATCGACAACAAGCAGGCGATCCGCGAGAAGTTGGACGGGATGGGCGGCCGGTTCGCTACGTTCGGATTCTGCCCCGAGGGGGTCCAGACCTGGACCAGCGCATGCCCGTGA